The following are encoded together in the Drosophila takahashii strain IR98-3 E-12201 chromosome X, DtakHiC1v2, whole genome shotgun sequence genome:
- the LOC108059104 gene encoding uncharacterized protein produces MVNPPVNGGSSRLALCLIHFVLAVISGWGLKRSTGSQAMAAFGIYFGHSLLCLLRHTHPNPGALQRLLCDKSRRYSCVLFVTLVVGELQAVNPATRMADFFGADWERLAFGLWSCVLTLAVTSLWFGGPGSRSSSSSSLGATFVRLDAAQLGLCVLWNVQCLWRIAIVDEHWWSLGLALLVLLNHFVLWRLPLHYNITQLEVATVGMCFSTIFALNAIQEQLDAVAS; encoded by the coding sequence ATGGTGAACCCGCCGGTCAATGGCGGTTCCTCCCGCCTGGCCCTGTGCCTCATCCACTTCGTGCTGGCCGTGATCTCCGGCTGGGGCCTGAAACGGAGCACCGGCAGCCAGGCGATGGCCGCCTTCGGGATCTACTTCGGGCACAGCCTGCTCTGCCTGCTGCGGCACACGCACCCCAATCCGGGTGCACTGCAGCGGCTGCTGTGCGACAAGTCGCGCCGCTACTCCTGCGTCCTCTTCGTCACCTTGGTGGTGGGCGAGCTGCAGGCGGTGAATCCGGCCACCCGCATGGCGGACTTCTTCGGCGCCGACTGGGAGCGTCTGGCCTTCGGGCTCTGGAGCTGCGTCCTCACGCTGGCGGTCACCAGCCTGTGGTTCGGCGGCCCCGgcagtcgcagcagcagcagcagctcgctGGGCGCCACCTTCGTCCGGCTGGATGCCGCCCAACTGGGCCTGTGCGTCCTCTGGAACGTCCAGTGCCTGTGGCGCATCGCCATCGTCGACGAGCACTGGTGGTCCCTCGGCCTCGCGCTGCTCGTCCTGCTCAACCACTTCGTCCTGTGGCGCCTGCCGCTGCACTACAACATCACCCAGCTGGAGGTGGCCACCGTGGGCATGTGCTTCAGCACCATCTTCGCGCTGAACGCCATCCAGGAGCAACTGGATGCGGTGGCCAGCTGA